The DNA sequence AAGCTTCGTTCATCAATCTCCCAACACTGTCAGCATGATCAGGAACATTTAAACCAACACTTTGCATTGCAGTTGAAGCCTTAGATATATCTTGTCCAAACTCATAAAAATCAAGCCCAGTAGATTCCAGAACTAGCTCATGCATGGTGATTCTTCTCCAAGGAGGAGTTAAATCAACTTCTTTACCTTGATATTGAATTGTTGTGGATCCACATATTTGAGAACAAACAAAAGAAATCATTTCTTCCGTCAGATCCATCATGTCGGTGTAATCAGCAAAAGCTTGATAAATCTCTACAGTTGTAAATTCAGGATTATGTCTTGTACTTATTCCTTCATTCCTAAAAATTCGTCCCAATTCATACACTCTCTCGAAACCTCCTACAACAAGTCTCTTTAGGTGAAGTTCTGTAGCAATACGTAGATAAAGCGAAAGGTCAAGTGTGTTGTGATGAGTAATAAAAGGCCTTGCCTCAGCTCCTCCCGCCTCGGATTGAAGCACGGGTGTCTCTATTTCGAGAAAATCACGTTCATCTAGCCATCTACGAATGGCGCTAACCATAAGAGCCCTACTCCTAAAAGTTTTACGTGATTGCGGGTTAACAATTAAATCGACGTAACGCTGCCTATATCTCTTCTCTACATCTGAAAGACCATGCCACTTATCAGGCAATGGTTGCAACGATTTGCATAACATGGTCCATGAAAAAACTTTGATCGAAAGCTCTCCTCGATCAGTTCTTCTGAGAATCCCATTTACTCCTATCCAATCGCCAGAGTCAACCAAATCGGTCAATTGAGAAAAGGAGCCAGGAGACTCCTGATCTAGATCAGAATGTTCTTCGAGAGTAGCTTTTTCTAAAAAAAGCTGTATCGATCCGCTCTCGTCAGACAACGTAAAAAAAGCAAGTTTCCCCATAACTCTTCGGGAAATGACTCTCCCAGCCACGCAAACCTCAAGCTGTCTTTCCTGACCATTAGCTAAGTCTTGATGCTCAACTTGCAAAACGGCTGCTTTATGAGTTACCTCAAAGCGAATCCCATAAGGACCATTGCCAAGCTTTTTTAAAACTTGAGCCTTTTCTAAACGAGTTTCTTTTAAATCAGACAATGAACCTAACTCTCAAACACATTGAGATTAGGTATAGATGTCCCTAAATAACACCATCCATACTCAAGCAACAACAGTAGGGAACTCTCCAACTCTTTGAGAGGAATACCCTATTCCTCTAACAGTAAGAATTAATTCTGGGTTTCGAGGATCAGGTTCAAGCTTTCCTCTTAATCGAGCAACATATACATCAACTACTCTTAAATCAGCAGCTCTTCTTGGAGGGTAACCCCATAATTGCTCAAGTATCTCCGCCCTAGGTACGACTTTGCCTGGATCTCTAAACAATAATTCAAGCAAACTAAATTCTGTATAAGTTAATCCAATCCTTTCGCCTGCACGACTAACTTGGCGCCTATTTGTATCAACAACTAAATCCCCTAATTTCATCACCCCTTGGCCTACAGGTATTTCTCTAGGCTCAGCTACAGAAGATGCCCCTGGCCCCATCCTCCTCAAAATAGTCGCTATACGCGCCTCTAGCTCCTTTGGACTGAAAGGCTTGGATAAGTAATCATCTGCACCCAAGTCAAGGCCTGCTACACGCTCAGAGATGGCTTCCAGAGCGCTGAGGAAAATAATTGGAACGATAGATTCTCCTCGAATTCTCCTGCAAACGGCAAATCCATCCAATTTAGGGAGCATTACATCAAGTACTACTAAATCTGGAGACTCTCTGTGAAAAAGCTCAAGAGCTTCTTCCCCATCTTTGGCAGAGATCACGTGATAACCAGCAAGCTCAAGGCGAGTAACCAAAACTTTCAAAACAGCAGGCTCATCATCCACAACAAGAATTGTCGCCTTGGGACCATAGGAGGCCTTTAAGCCAGGCCCACCAGTGCTTTCGAGCTTGGATGAACCCCCGTCAATCATGGACAAATTATGTATAAACAAATGCAACCATAACCTTCCAACCCAATCCAAGACAATTTTTTCGGAGCCAAAAAAGGTGATTTTTAGCCGATTTATAGAGGTTTTCAGGGCATTTATACTCAGGTAATTATACTTATTTTTTCTTCTCGCTTCCTTGTCGATAGCTAACCTTTTTTCCTGAAGTCTATATATCAATCACTATATTTTTAATATAGTTAATATGAATAATTAGCCTGCTAATAAAGAGGTTTCTATGTTTTGTATCTAAAGAAATACAAAAGTAATAATGAGCAAATTATTGGTGCGAGTAAAGCAGTGATAATGGTTTCAGCAAGCAAAGAATGAAGAGAAAATGCATGAAAAAATGAAATGGTCTTATTTTCAAGCAAATAAATTTTCTGAACCCATATCGTCAATCCAATCAAGAAAGCTCCAATCCAAGCAAGCAAGCCTAAGTTGAAACTAGATTCTATAAGTTGACTTTGCCTACCTAAACGTCCCCACCAGAA is a window from the Prochlorococcus marinus str. MIT 9211 genome containing:
- the mreD gene encoding rod shape-determining protein MreD, with protein sequence MKKLSKRSLYLLIGFAVPFLNLLNPAWISIKGVGPSWAVLWLLPWALEEGSWHGMFAGFCIGMLVDATHLEGASQIPALIILGFWWGRLGRQSQLIESSFNLGLLAWIGAFLIGLTIWVQKIYLLENKTISFFHAFSLHSLLAETIITALLAPIICSLLLLYFFRYKT
- the lysS gene encoding lysine--tRNA ligase, with translation MSDLKETRLEKAQVLKKLGNGPYGIRFEVTHKAAVLQVEHQDLANGQERQLEVCVAGRVISRRVMGKLAFFTLSDESGSIQLFLEKATLEEHSDLDQESPGSFSQLTDLVDSGDWIGVNGILRRTDRGELSIKVFSWTMLCKSLQPLPDKWHGLSDVEKRYRQRYVDLIVNPQSRKTFRSRALMVSAIRRWLDERDFLEIETPVLQSEAGGAEARPFITHHNTLDLSLYLRIATELHLKRLVVGGFERVYELGRIFRNEGISTRHNPEFTTVEIYQAFADYTDMMDLTEEMISFVCSQICGSTTIQYQGKEVDLTPPWRRITMHELVLESTGLDFYEFGQDISKASTAMQSVGLNVPDHADSVGRLMNEAFEQAVEGDLFQPTFVMDYPIEISPLARKHRSKPGIVERFELFIAGRETANAFSELIDPVDQKERLLLQQSRRQAGDLEAHVIDEDFVNALEVGMPPTGGLGIGIDRLVMLLTDSPSIRDVIAFPLLKPESGSQ
- the rpaB gene encoding response regulator transcription factor RpaB, which translates into the protein MIDGGSSKLESTGGPGLKASYGPKATILVVDDEPAVLKVLVTRLELAGYHVISAKDGEEALELFHRESPDLVVLDVMLPKLDGFAVCRRIRGESIVPIIFLSALEAISERVAGLDLGADDYLSKPFSPKELEARIATILRRMGPGASSVAEPREIPVGQGVMKLGDLVVDTNRRQVSRAGERIGLTYTEFSLLELLFRDPGKVVPRAEILEQLWGYPPRRAADLRVVDVYVARLRGKLEPDPRNPELILTVRGIGYSSQRVGEFPTVVA